One Streptomyces mobaraensis NBRC 13819 = DSM 40847 DNA segment encodes these proteins:
- a CDS encoding anti-sigma factor RsbA family regulatory protein has translation MNNTTAVAGPFVHPALFYRDGGEYVAALTAFVREGLADGDPVAIAVPRARLELLRDALGPDGSGVRFVDMEEAGRNPGRIIPRVLRAFADAHPGRHVRIIGEPIWASRSATEYPACVQHEALINHAFAGRRVTIVCPYDTARLDPRAVADAYATHPVIIDGDRNGPSGSYAPDHIIAAYNQPLPPPRAGSVLSFDFDDELLPEARHAVVERAVALGLAPERRDDLALAVAELTTNSVVHGGGTGTVRIWAEGGHVVWEVQDRGHVTDPLAGRRPPSPDRPGGRGLLLVHTLSDLVRTHTGPGGTTTRCLLTRVPSS, from the coding sequence GTGAACAACACGACGGCCGTGGCCGGGCCGTTCGTCCACCCGGCGTTGTTCTACCGGGACGGTGGAGAATACGTCGCCGCGCTCACGGCGTTCGTCCGCGAGGGGCTGGCCGACGGCGACCCGGTGGCGATCGCCGTGCCCCGCGCCCGGCTGGAGCTGCTGCGGGACGCGCTGGGCCCGGACGGGTCCGGCGTCCGGTTCGTCGACATGGAGGAGGCGGGCCGCAATCCGGGACGGATCATCCCACGGGTGCTGCGGGCCTTCGCCGACGCCCATCCCGGCCGGCACGTCCGCATCATCGGCGAGCCGATCTGGGCGAGCCGCTCCGCCACGGAGTACCCGGCGTGCGTCCAGCACGAGGCCCTGATCAACCACGCGTTCGCGGGCCGCAGGGTGACCATCGTCTGCCCGTACGACACGGCACGGCTGGATCCGCGCGCGGTGGCCGACGCCTACGCGACCCACCCGGTGATCATCGACGGCGACCGCAACGGCCCCAGCGGCTCCTACGCGCCGGACCACATCATCGCCGCCTACAACCAGCCGCTGCCGCCGCCGCGGGCCGGTTCCGTCCTCTCCTTCGACTTCGACGACGAGCTGCTGCCGGAGGCGCGGCACGCCGTGGTGGAACGGGCCGTGGCGCTCGGCCTGGCGCCCGAGCGCCGGGACGACCTGGCGCTGGCCGTCGCCGAGCTGACCACCAACAGCGTGGTGCACGGCGGCGGGACGGGAACGGTGCGGATCTGGGCCGAGGGCGGCCACGTGGTGTGGGAGGTGCAGGACCGCGGGCACGTCACCGATCCGCTGGCCGGCCGCCGGCCGCCCTCGCCTGACCGGCCCGGCGGCCGGGGCCTGCTGCTGGTCCACACCCTGAGCGACCTGGTCCGTACCCACACCGGCCCGGGCGGCACCACGACGCGCTGCCTCCTGACCCGCGTCCCGTCGTCCTGA
- a CDS encoding WhiB family transcriptional regulator — protein MDWRQYAACTEEDPDLFFPIGTGAPALAQTEGAKSVCARCPVREECLRWAVETRQEYGVWGGTSEGDRRELLRGTGRRRVGTSS, from the coding sequence GTGGACTGGCGACAGTACGCCGCCTGTACGGAAGAGGACCCCGACCTGTTCTTCCCCATCGGCACGGGAGCTCCGGCGCTGGCGCAGACCGAAGGGGCCAAATCGGTCTGCGCGCGCTGCCCGGTGAGGGAAGAATGTCTGCGATGGGCCGTGGAGACCCGCCAGGAATACGGGGTGTGGGGTGGCACGAGCGAGGGGGACAGGCGTGAGCTCCTGCGGGGGACGGGAAGGCGCCGTGTGGGTACGTCTTCCTAG
- a CDS encoding RNA polymerase sigma factor SigF, translated as MTSTSVTQTAGAARSSTAAGGPLGVDLPQVEDAGGIDPRDARALNKLFLDRLAVLEEGTHEYQYVRNTLIEMNLSLVRYVAGRFRGRADQMEDIVQVGTIGLIKAIDRFDLTREVEFTTLAIPYITGEIKRFFRDTSWAVHVPRRLQELRVELVKATEELSGRLGRSPTVKELAEVLDLSEDEVIEAQVASNGYSAHSIDTPAEPGPRGHDSSRSWSERIGTVDENLEKVEALHVLKPLLQELDERERLMLEMRFGQEMTQSQIGAELGISQMHVSRLLSRTLGRLRKKMLAQQ; from the coding sequence GTGACCAGCACGAGCGTGACGCAGACGGCCGGAGCCGCGCGGAGCAGCACGGCGGCGGGTGGGCCTCTCGGTGTGGATCTGCCGCAGGTGGAGGACGCGGGAGGCATCGACCCGCGCGACGCCCGGGCCCTGAACAAGCTCTTCCTGGACCGGCTGGCGGTCCTGGAGGAAGGTACGCACGAGTACCAGTACGTCCGGAACACCCTCATCGAGATGAACCTCTCCCTGGTGCGTTATGTCGCCGGCCGCTTCCGCGGTCGCGCCGACCAGATGGAGGACATCGTCCAGGTGGGCACGATCGGTCTGATCAAGGCGATCGACCGGTTCGATCTGACCCGTGAGGTCGAGTTCACCACCCTCGCCATCCCCTACATCACCGGCGAGATCAAACGCTTCTTCCGTGACACCAGTTGGGCCGTCCACGTCCCCCGCCGGCTCCAGGAACTGCGGGTGGAACTCGTCAAGGCGACGGAGGAACTCTCCGGCCGGCTGGGCCGCTCCCCGACGGTCAAGGAGCTGGCCGAGGTGCTCGACCTCTCCGAGGACGAGGTCATCGAGGCCCAGGTCGCCAGCAACGGCTACTCCGCCCACTCCATCGACACCCCCGCCGAGCCCGGCCCGCGCGGTCACGACTCCTCGCGCTCGTGGTCGGAGCGGATCGGGACCGTGGACGAGAACCTGGAGAAGGTCGAGGCGCTGCACGTCCTCAAGCCGCTGCTGCAGGAGCTGGACGAGCGGGAACGGTTGATGCTGGAGATGCGCTTCGGGCAGGAGATGACCCAGTCGCAGATCGGCGCCGAGCTCGGCATCTCCCAGATGCACGTCTCCCGGCTGCTCAGCCGCACCCTCGGCAGGCTGCGCAAGAAGATGCTCGCCCAGCAGTGA
- a CDS encoding CsbD family protein yields the protein MSAQEKAKAKAEQAKGKLKEQAGRAVGNESKEAEGRADQAKGDLRGAKEKAKDAFRD from the coding sequence ATGAGCGCTCAGGAAAAGGCCAAGGCCAAGGCGGAGCAGGCCAAGGGCAAGCTCAAGGAGCAGGCCGGCCGGGCCGTCGGCAACGAGAGCAAGGAGGCCGAGGGCCGGGCCGACCAGGCCAAGGGCGACCTGCGGGGCGCCAAGGAGAAGGCGAAGGACGCGTTCCGCGACTGA
- a CDS encoding SRPBCC family protein — translation MSQIEESVEVAVPVTTAYNQWTQFEEFPQFMEGVERVEQRSPTLTHWVTKTDGVRREFDAVITEQIPDERVAWTTVDGDVRQAGVVTFHRLDAARTKVMLQFDHTPEGVVDTVGDKLGFVRRQATGDLERFKTFIESRGLETGRWRGRV, via the coding sequence ATGTCGCAGATCGAGGAATCCGTCGAGGTCGCCGTTCCGGTCACCACGGCGTACAACCAGTGGACGCAGTTCGAGGAGTTCCCGCAATTCATGGAGGGCGTGGAGCGGGTCGAGCAGCGTTCGCCGACGCTGACGCACTGGGTGACCAAGACGGACGGGGTCCGGCGGGAGTTCGACGCGGTGATCACCGAGCAGATCCCGGACGAGAGGGTGGCGTGGACCACCGTGGACGGTGACGTCCGGCAGGCGGGCGTCGTCACGTTCCACCGGCTGGACGCGGCCCGGACCAAGGTGATGCTCCAGTTCGACCACACGCCGGAGGGCGTGGTGGACACGGTGGGCGACAAGCTCGGGTTCGTCCGCCGGCAGGCCACGGGCGATCTGGAGCGGTTCAAGACGTTCATCGAGTCGCGCGGCCTGGAGACGGGCCGGTGGCGCGGCCGGGTGTGA
- a CDS encoding phosphocholine-specific phospholipase C codes for MGEIDRRRFLQLTGGTAAFTALSGSIARAAAIPARRSTGSIRDVEHIVVLMQENRSFDHYFGSLRGVRGFGDPRPVTLPSGKSVWHQSDGKRDILPFRPKADHLGMQFLQDLNHDWAGGQRAFDKGRYDQWVPAKTATTMAYLTREDIPFHYALADAFTLCDAYHCSFIGSTDPNRYYLWSGYTGNDGKGGGPVLGNDEAGYGWTTYPERLEKAGISWKVYQDVGDGLDAKGKWGWTGDAYRGNYGDNSLLYFNAYRDAKPGDPLYEKARTGTDVRKGDGLFDVLKADVKAGRLPQVSWIAAPEAYSEHPNWPANYGAWYIAQVLDALTADPEVWSRTALFITYDENDGFFDHVVPPFPPASAAQGLSTVDPGPDLYKGSIGKTAGPYGLGQRVPMLVVSPWSTGGFVCSEVFDHTSVIRFMESRFGVREPNISPWRRAVCGDLTSAFDFSRASTGPAALPATDGYRPPDRLRHPDYVPKPPATGSLPRQEPGSRPTRPLPYAPFTDGTGTPATGRYTLTFGGGEAAGAQFLVTSPNRTDGPWTYTTEAGKTIADTWNTAYSKGVYDLTVHGPNGFLRSFRGPGGTAGPEVTARHNAATGDLDLVLTQRGTADCHLTVTDAYGGPAETLTVRPGATVRHTVRTRAGKRWYDVTVVSHEEGTYLRRFAGHVETGASGVSDPAIATR; via the coding sequence ATGGGAGAGATCGACCGCCGGCGGTTCCTGCAACTGACCGGCGGCACCGCCGCGTTCACCGCGCTGTCCGGCAGCATCGCCCGCGCCGCCGCCATTCCGGCCCGGCGGAGCACCGGCAGCATCCGGGACGTCGAGCACATCGTCGTCCTGATGCAGGAGAACCGTTCCTTCGATCACTACTTCGGGTCCCTGCGGGGCGTACGCGGCTTCGGTGACCCGCGGCCCGTGACCCTGCCCAGCGGGAAGTCCGTCTGGCACCAGTCGGACGGCAAGCGCGACATCCTGCCGTTCCGCCCCAAGGCCGACCACCTGGGCATGCAGTTCCTCCAAGACCTCAACCACGACTGGGCGGGCGGGCAGCGGGCCTTCGACAAGGGCCGCTACGACCAGTGGGTGCCGGCCAAGACGGCGACCACCATGGCGTACCTGACCCGCGAGGACATACCGTTCCACTACGCCCTCGCCGACGCGTTCACCCTCTGCGACGCCTACCACTGCTCGTTCATCGGGTCCACCGACCCCAACCGCTACTACCTGTGGAGCGGGTACACCGGCAACGACGGCAAGGGCGGCGGCCCGGTCCTCGGGAACGACGAGGCGGGGTACGGCTGGACCACCTACCCCGAGCGGCTGGAGAAGGCCGGGATCTCGTGGAAGGTCTACCAGGACGTCGGCGACGGCCTGGACGCCAAGGGCAAGTGGGGCTGGACCGGCGATGCCTACCGGGGGAACTACGGCGACAACTCGCTCCTCTACTTCAACGCCTACCGCGACGCCAAGCCGGGCGACCCGCTGTACGAGAAGGCCCGCACCGGGACCGACGTCCGCAAGGGCGACGGCCTCTTCGACGTCCTCAAGGCGGACGTGAAGGCCGGCAGGCTGCCGCAGGTCTCCTGGATCGCCGCGCCGGAGGCGTACAGCGAGCACCCCAACTGGCCCGCCAACTACGGCGCCTGGTACATCGCCCAGGTGCTGGACGCGCTCACCGCCGACCCCGAGGTGTGGAGCCGCACCGCGCTGTTCATCACCTACGACGAGAACGACGGCTTCTTCGACCACGTCGTCCCGCCCTTCCCGCCGGCCTCCGCGGCCCAGGGACTGTCCACCGTCGACCCGGGGCCCGACCTCTACAAGGGGAGCATCGGCAAGACGGCGGGCCCCTACGGGCTGGGGCAGCGCGTACCGATGCTGGTGGTCTCGCCGTGGAGCACCGGCGGTTTCGTGTGCTCCGAGGTCTTCGACCACACCTCGGTCATCCGGTTCATGGAGAGCCGCTTCGGGGTGCGCGAGCCCAACATCTCGCCGTGGCGGCGGGCGGTGTGCGGCGATCTCACCTCCGCCTTCGACTTCAGCCGGGCGAGCACCGGGCCCGCCGCGCTGCCGGCCACGGACGGCTACCGGCCCCCGGACCGGCTGCGCCACCCCGACTACGTCCCCAAGCCGCCCGCGACCGGCTCCCTCCCCCGCCAGGAGCCGGGCTCCCGTCCCACCCGGCCGCTGCCCTACGCGCCGTTCACCGACGGGACGGGGACGCCGGCGACCGGCAGGTACACCCTGACGTTCGGCGGCGGCGAGGCGGCGGGCGCGCAGTTCCTCGTCACCTCGCCCAACCGCACGGACGGCCCGTGGACCTACACCACGGAGGCCGGGAAGACGATCGCCGACACCTGGAACACGGCGTACTCCAAGGGCGTCTACGACCTCACGGTGCACGGCCCGAACGGCTTCCTCCGGAGCTTCAGAGGTCCGGGCGGCACCGCCGGCCCCGAGGTCACCGCCCGCCACAACGCGGCCACCGGTGACCTCGACCTCGTCCTGACCCAGCGGGGCACGGCCGACTGCCACCTGACCGTCACCGACGCCTACGGCGGCCCGGCCGAGACCCTGACCGTGCGGCCGGGCGCCACCGTGCGGCACACGGTGCGGACGCGGGCGGGCAAGCGGTGGTACGACGTCACGGTGGTCTCGCATGAGGAGGGCACTTACCTGCGGCGCTTCGCCGGGCACGTCGAGACGGGCGCCTCCGGGGTGAGCGACCCGGCCATCGCCACCCGCTGA
- a CDS encoding FAD-dependent oxidoreductase encodes MPELPAAAGPSVDPRRRTLFLGAAAGAASGLAPGTARSASRRAARSADGRRVAVIGAGVGGLTVAHELAERGFAVTVYERRAVPGGKARSLYVPHTGTGGRRDLPGEHGHRGVFGFYHNLPDTLRRIPLPGGRSVHSRLTPVRWGEFARVPGRPDIPVPVARWAPPSLSDANLLIASLAGLLQEGVRLPPWEALFFAKQAVMLLTSCTERRFGQWEYVRWWDFIRADGMSEDYQKFLGGGVQLLQALRAPVASTRTCGQGMESILYDLAGRGSDAGGPFDRVFDAPTSEAWLDPWAAHLRSLGVRFVFGRTVERLDLRGGRIASATTRTAHGTTERIDADWFVVALPADRAVRLWNPALRSADPRLAAMDGLRHTWCGGIQYYLREQAPGIRGHVVHVDSPWKLASIAQSRVWSAPFARTWGDGRVRESLSVVISDWETPGILYGKPARRCTRAEVAREVWAQMKAHLADHAPLDDARLETWNLDEAITEDGSGGLRDDDPFLMNTAGSWDLRPEATTAVGNLFLAADHVRTYSNVDFASMETANEAGRRAAGAILAAAGGTGGGGAAEVRTFRGYEAPEFAAARALDRQRWRQGLRHVLDVG; translated from the coding sequence ATGCCCGAACTGCCCGCGGCAGCCGGACCGTCCGTGGATCCCCGCCGTCGCACCCTGTTCCTCGGGGCGGCGGCGGGCGCCGCGTCCGGCCTGGCGCCGGGCACCGCGCGGTCCGCGTCCCGGCGGGCGGCCCGGTCCGCGGACGGCCGTCGCGTCGCCGTGATCGGCGCCGGCGTCGGCGGCCTCACCGTCGCCCACGAGCTCGCGGAACGCGGTTTCGCGGTGACGGTGTACGAGCGGCGCGCGGTCCCCGGTGGCAAGGCCCGCTCCCTGTACGTCCCGCACACCGGTACCGGGGGCCGCCGGGACCTGCCCGGCGAGCACGGCCACCGCGGGGTGTTCGGCTTCTACCACAACCTCCCCGACACCCTCCGCCGCATCCCGCTGCCCGGCGGGCGGAGCGTGCACTCCCGGCTCACCCCCGTGCGGTGGGGCGAGTTCGCCCGCGTCCCGGGGCGGCCGGACATCCCCGTCCCCGTCGCCCGGTGGGCCCCGCCGTCGCTCTCCGACGCGAACCTGCTGATCGCCTCGCTCGCCGGCCTCCTCCAGGAGGGCGTGCGCCTGCCGCCGTGGGAGGCGCTGTTCTTCGCCAAGCAGGCGGTGATGCTGCTGACGAGCTGTACGGAACGCCGGTTCGGGCAGTGGGAGTACGTGCGCTGGTGGGACTTCATCCGGGCGGACGGGATGTCGGAGGACTACCAGAAGTTCCTCGGCGGCGGCGTCCAGTTGCTGCAGGCGCTCCGGGCGCCCGTGGCCAGCACCCGGACCTGCGGCCAGGGCATGGAGTCCATCCTCTACGACCTGGCGGGCCGCGGCAGTGACGCCGGCGGGCCGTTCGACCGCGTCTTCGACGCGCCGACCAGTGAGGCGTGGCTCGACCCCTGGGCGGCCCACCTGCGTTCGCTCGGCGTGCGGTTCGTCTTCGGCCGCACCGTGGAGCGGCTCGACCTGCGCGGCGGCCGGATCGCCTCGGCGACGACCCGGACCGCGCACGGCACGACGGAACGGATCGACGCCGACTGGTTCGTGGTCGCCCTCCCCGCCGACCGGGCCGTCCGCCTCTGGAACCCCGCCCTCCGGTCGGCCGACCCCCGGCTGGCGGCCATGGACGGGCTGCGGCACACCTGGTGCGGCGGCATCCAGTACTACCTCCGCGAGCAGGCCCCCGGCATCCGGGGCCACGTCGTCCACGTGGACTCCCCCTGGAAGCTGGCGTCCATCGCCCAGTCCCGGGTCTGGTCGGCGCCCTTCGCCCGGACCTGGGGCGACGGGCGGGTGCGGGAGTCGCTGTCCGTGGTGATCTCCGACTGGGAGACACCGGGCATCCTCTACGGCAAACCCGCCCGGCGCTGCACCCGGGCCGAGGTCGCACGCGAGGTGTGGGCGCAGATGAAGGCGCACCTCGCCGACCACGCGCCGCTGGACGACGCCCGGTTGGAGACCTGGAACCTGGACGAGGCGATCACCGAGGACGGCAGCGGCGGCCTGCGCGACGACGACCCGTTCCTGATGAACACCGCCGGCTCCTGGGACCTGCGGCCCGAGGCCACCACCGCCGTGGGGAACCTGTTCCTGGCCGCCGATCACGTCCGGACGTACAGCAACGTCGACTTCGCCTCGATGGAGACGGCGAACGAGGCCGGGCGGCGGGCCGCCGGGGCGATCCTGGCCGCGGCGGGGGGTACGGGCGGGGGCGGTGCGGCGGAGGTCCGGACGTTCCGGGGGTACGAGGCGCCGGAGTTCGCCGCGGCCCGGGCGCTGGACCGGCAGCGCTGGCGGCAGGGGCTGCGGCACGTCCTGGACGTCGGCTGA
- a CDS encoding gas vesicle protein K, translated as MGAAVNRRVELDRDTVERDLMKLVLTILELLRELMERQALRRVDQGDLTEEQEERIGMTLMLLADRMDGLCRQYDLDPAELDLDLGPLGPLLGRG; from the coding sequence ATGGGCGCGGCCGTGAACCGCCGTGTGGAGCTGGACCGCGACACCGTCGAACGCGACCTGATGAAACTCGTCCTGACCATCCTCGAGCTCCTCCGCGAGCTGATGGAGCGTCAGGCGCTGCGCCGCGTCGACCAGGGCGACCTCACCGAGGAGCAGGAGGAGCGGATCGGCATGACCCTGATGCTGCTCGCCGACCGCATGGACGGCCTCTGCCGGCAGTACGACCTGGACCCCGCGGAACTCGACCTGGACCTCGGTCCGCTGGGACCGCTGCTGGGCCGCGGGTGA
- a CDS encoding gas vesicle protein, translated as MNAGGLPAERLSLVDLLDRLLAGGVVLTGDITLRIADVDLVRIDLRALISSVDARVPSPWEDRRDPAGTTDERRSDDTEG; from the coding sequence GTGAACGCCGGCGGGCTCCCGGCGGAGCGGCTGTCCCTGGTGGACCTCCTCGACCGGTTGCTGGCCGGCGGGGTGGTGCTCACCGGCGACATCACCCTGCGGATCGCGGACGTCGACCTCGTCCGGATCGATCTGCGGGCCCTGATCAGCTCCGTGGACGCCCGGGTGCCCTCGCCCTGGGAGGACCGCCGGGACCCGGCCGGGACGACGGACGAGCGACGGAGCGACGACACGGAGGGATGA
- a CDS encoding GvpL/GvpF family gas vesicle protein, translating into MTTGEPVVGGESAAKADLLYAYAVARDTGTARNVPDTVTGVAGEPVREVCHEGFAALVGRVPAADFEEDALRERLEDLAWLERVARGHQRVVDAAVSLFPCALPLRLATVYHDEDGLRRMLTAGREAFGTALDRLEGRVEWGVTVYAAPAPAAPAPPPKPSGPPSGRDYLRRRGAERRAAETGARQEARRAEAVHETLAALAEAVRLYPPQNPPLAAHPGRNLLNAAYLVPRDRAEEFTRTVSALTDRAADGFRIRLTGPWAPYSFVTHDPCVPDAP; encoded by the coding sequence GTGACCACGGGAGAACCGGTGGTGGGAGGCGAGTCGGCGGCCAAGGCCGACCTGCTGTACGCCTACGCGGTCGCCCGGGACACCGGGACGGCCCGGAACGTGCCGGACACGGTGACGGGCGTGGCCGGCGAGCCGGTGCGGGAGGTGTGCCACGAGGGGTTCGCGGCTCTGGTGGGCCGGGTGCCCGCGGCGGACTTCGAGGAGGACGCGCTGCGCGAGCGGCTGGAGGACCTGGCGTGGCTGGAGCGGGTGGCCCGCGGCCACCAGCGGGTCGTCGACGCCGCCGTCTCCCTCTTCCCCTGCGCGCTGCCGCTGCGGCTGGCGACCGTCTACCACGACGAGGACGGCCTGCGGCGGATGCTGACGGCGGGCCGGGAGGCGTTCGGGACCGCGCTCGACCGGCTGGAGGGGCGCGTGGAGTGGGGCGTCACGGTGTACGCCGCGCCTGCCCCGGCGGCACCGGCGCCGCCGCCGAAGCCGTCGGGTCCCCCCTCCGGCCGCGACTACCTGCGGCGGCGCGGCGCCGAGCGGCGGGCCGCCGAGACGGGCGCGCGGCAGGAGGCCCGGCGGGCGGAGGCGGTGCACGAGACGCTCGCCGCCCTGGCGGAGGCGGTCCGGCTGTACCCGCCGCAGAACCCACCCCTCGCCGCGCACCCGGGCCGCAACCTCCTCAACGCCGCCTACCTGGTGCCACGGGACCGCGCGGAGGAGTTCACGAGGACGGTCTCCGCGCTGACGGACCGGGCGGCCGACGGGTTCCGGATCCGGCTGACGGGACCGTGGGCCCCCTACTCCTTCGTCACCCACGACCCCTGCGTCCCGGACGCCCCGTGA
- a CDS encoding gas vesicle protein: MSFPSRLPDARSPAEGSGANLADILERVLDKGVVIAGDIRVNLLDIELLTIKLRLVVASVDRAKEMGIDWWESDPSLSSGARSRELREENERLRARLAALEEERPALPGQETEAVRDRRADGRGGEER, from the coding sequence ATGAGTTTCCCGAGCCGACTGCCCGACGCCCGCTCCCCCGCGGAGGGTTCGGGGGCCAACCTTGCCGACATCCTGGAGCGGGTGCTCGACAAGGGCGTGGTGATCGCGGGCGACATCCGCGTCAATCTGCTCGACATCGAACTGCTGACGATCAAACTCCGTCTGGTGGTGGCCTCGGTCGACCGTGCGAAGGAGATGGGCATCGACTGGTGGGAGAGCGACCCCTCGCTCTCCTCGGGCGCCCGCTCCCGTGAACTGCGCGAGGAGAACGAGCGGTTGCGGGCGCGTCTCGCCGCGCTGGAGGAGGAGCGGCCGGCTCTGCCCGGCCAGGAGACGGAGGCCGTCCGGGACCGGCGGGCGGACGGAAGGGGAGGTGAGGAGCGGTGA
- a CDS encoding gas vesicle protein GvpG, whose protein sequence is MFVGWVLRRVLAEAERLYYDPAVIQGELRSLEQELEAGRLDEAEFDRLEDALLDRLEEARRRSPAPPG, encoded by the coding sequence ATGTTCGTCGGCTGGGTCCTCCGCCGCGTCCTCGCCGAGGCCGAGCGGCTGTACTACGACCCGGCCGTCATCCAGGGCGAACTCCGGTCGCTGGAACAGGAGCTGGAGGCCGGGCGGCTGGACGAGGCGGAGTTCGACCGGCTGGAGGACGCCCTGCTGGACCGGCTGGAGGAAGCCCGGCGGCGCTCGCCGGCGCCGCCGGGCTGA
- a CDS encoding GvpL/GvpF family gas vesicle protein has protein sequence MSTYVYGITSGERAQLPEGLTGIGEPPRPVRLVTEAGLAAVVSDCPEELRPKRRDLLAHQQVLSEAGRKSSVLPMRFGSVCESDGDVVRVLTEHAEHYRSKLEQLTGRVEYNVKAVHQEDAVLHLVLAENAELRALAEANRKAGGGTYEERLRFGEKVAEAVRSREAWDADLVRDTLEPLAEDCRPGPESGGWFLNLSLLVPESAAERLLTTADRLRRAHPQLDLKVNGPLPPYSFVDS, from the coding sequence GTGAGCACCTACGTCTACGGCATCACCAGCGGCGAGCGCGCGCAACTGCCCGAGGGGCTCACCGGCATCGGCGAACCGCCGCGCCCGGTGCGCCTGGTGACGGAGGCCGGGCTGGCGGCGGTGGTCAGCGACTGCCCCGAGGAACTGCGGCCCAAGCGGCGCGACCTGCTGGCCCACCAGCAGGTGCTGTCCGAGGCCGGCCGCAAGTCCTCGGTCCTGCCGATGCGGTTCGGCAGCGTCTGCGAGAGCGACGGCGACGTGGTCCGGGTGCTGACGGAGCACGCCGAGCACTACCGGTCGAAGCTGGAGCAGCTCACCGGTCGCGTCGAGTACAACGTCAAGGCCGTGCACCAGGAGGACGCGGTACTGCACCTCGTCCTCGCCGAGAACGCCGAGCTGCGGGCCCTGGCGGAGGCCAACCGGAAGGCCGGCGGCGGCACGTACGAGGAGCGGCTGCGGTTCGGGGAGAAGGTGGCCGAGGCGGTCCGCTCCCGGGAGGCGTGGGACGCCGACCTGGTGCGCGACACGCTGGAGCCGCTGGCGGAGGACTGCCGGCCGGGGCCGGAGAGCGGCGGCTGGTTCCTCAACCTCTCCCTGCTGGTGCCGGAGTCGGCCGCCGAGCGGCTGCTGACCACCGCCGACCGGCTGCGCCGGGCCCACCCGCAGCTGGACCTGAAGGTGAACGGCCCGCTGCCGCCGTACAGCTTCGTCGACTCGTGA
- a CDS encoding gas vesicle structural protein GvpA: MSVVPAQQSGGAGGTSGLYDVLELVLDRGLVIDAFVRVSLVGIEILKIDVRVVVASVDTYLRFAEACNRLDLEAGPHRSAGLPDLVGEVTESGARGKSKGVLSGAAQSITDAFQQARGDGESSGTRRSSSRSKKEESE, from the coding sequence ATGAGTGTTGTCCCGGCGCAGCAGTCCGGGGGTGCCGGTGGCACCAGCGGTCTGTACGACGTCCTGGAGCTCGTACTCGACCGCGGCCTGGTCATCGACGCGTTCGTCCGCGTCTCCCTGGTCGGCATCGAGATCCTGAAGATCGACGTACGTGTCGTCGTCGCCAGCGTGGACACGTACCTGCGGTTCGCCGAGGCGTGCAACCGCCTCGACCTGGAGGCCGGCCCGCACCGGAGTGCCGGGCTGCCCGACCTGGTGGGCGAGGTCACCGAGAGCGGCGCCCGCGGCAAGAGCAAGGGCGTGCTCTCCGGCGCCGCCCAGTCCATCACCGACGCCTTCCAGCAGGCCCGCGGGGACGGCGAGTCGAGCGGGACCCGCCGGAGCTCCTCGCGGAGCAAGAAGGAGGAGAGCGAGTGA
- the gvpO gene encoding gas vesicle protein GvpO has translation MTAKSESDGKDEKDVKDGRQDDRQGHKENGASVTIPVPRILRAAREQLAELAGLRPEGVSGFERTPDGWTVEIEVEEIPRVPETMSVMGLYLVTLDPEGNLTGYRRARRYERGRTDS, from the coding sequence ATGACAGCCAAGTCCGAATCCGACGGCAAAGACGAAAAAGACGTCAAAGACGGCAGGCAAGACGACAGGCAAGGCCACAAGGAAAACGGCGCATCCGTCACCATCCCGGTACCCCGCATCCTGCGGGCGGCCCGCGAGCAGCTCGCCGAACTGGCGGGCCTGCGGCCCGAGGGAGTGTCCGGCTTCGAACGGACCCCCGACGGCTGGACGGTGGAGATCGAGGTGGAGGAGATCCCCCGCGTCCCCGAGACGATGAGCGTGATGGGGCTCTACCTGGTCACCCTCGATCCCGAGGGCAACCTCACCGGCTACCGCCGCGCGCGGCGCTACGAGCGCGGCAGGACCGACTCCTGA